One region of bacterium genomic DNA includes:
- the folP gene encoding dihydropteroate synthase — MVRLLDIKTANEASREIKDIGADLESIPILSPKFEHIVIKIEKVNGPACNILKQEALSIGADCAIPRAAILGVQTPMEAIVVGNLKQINMLANKLKSQPFGLQEIGSEIEAIINKRNPFILRLRFHKLDLSHPLICGILNITPDSFYDGGKWLNPSCAVDRAHKLLEEGADLIDIGGESTRPGAEPLSAKDELHRVIPVLERLNLPIPISIDTYKSCVAKEALDAGCELVNDVSGLRYDSEMPKVIVDYDAGCVIMHMKGTPKTMQINPIYDNNDVIGEIIQFLSESIEIAKKSGINDDSLLIDPGIGFGKRNPEDNLLILRKLSEFKTLRKPILVGVSRKSFIGKVLDVPLDDRLEGSLAASVIAVMNGANIIRTHDVLATKRAVKMADAILGCEC; from the coding sequence ATGGTGAGACTGCTTGATATTAAGACTGCTAATGAAGCGTCTCGTGAAATCAAGGATATAGGTGCGGATTTAGAGAGTATACCAATTTTAAGCCCAAAATTTGAACATATAGTAATTAAAATTGAAAAAGTTAACGGGCCTGCCTGTAATATTTTGAAGCAAGAAGCTCTATCAATTGGGGCAGATTGTGCTATCCCGCGTGCTGCAATACTTGGAGTCCAAACTCCTATGGAAGCAATCGTAGTTGGTAATCTTAAACAAATCAATATGCTTGCTAATAAGCTAAAAAGTCAGCCTTTTGGGTTACAAGAAATAGGAAGTGAAATAGAAGCCATTATTAATAAGCGGAATCCGTTTATTCTTAGACTTCGGTTTCATAAACTTGACCTATCCCATCCCCTTATTTGTGGCATCTTAAATATAACACCGGATTCATTTTATGATGGCGGCAAGTGGCTTAACCCTTCCTGTGCAGTTGATAGAGCCCATAAACTATTAGAAGAAGGTGCAGACCTCATCGATATTGGAGGTGAATCAACAAGACCGGGTGCAGAGCCTCTGTCTGCTAAAGATGAGTTACATAGAGTTATTCCTGTACTTGAGCGTTTAAATCTACCAATTCCAATCTCAATTGATACTTACAAGTCTTGTGTAGCAAAAGAAGCTCTTGATGCGGGTTGTGAGCTTGTTAACGATGTCTCTGGTTTACGATACGATTCAGAGATGCCAAAAGTGATAGTAGACTACGATGCAGGCTGTGTAATTATGCATATGAAAGGTACCCCAAAGACTATGCAGATAAATCCTATTTATGATAATAATGATGTTATAGGTGAGATAATACAGTTCTTAAGTGAAAGTATAGAGATTGCTAAGAAATCGGGTATAAATGATGACTCACTCCTTATAGACCCTGGTATTGGATTTGGTAAGCGTAACCCAGAAGATAACTTACTTATTCTACGTAAACTCAGTGAATTCAAGACTCTTAGAAAGCCAATTCTTGTAGGTGTATCAAGGAAATCATTTATTGGAAAAGTCCTTGATGTACCACTTGATGATAGATTAGAGGGGTCTCTTGCAGCATCGGTTATAGCAGTGATGAACGGTGCAAATATCATACGGACACATGATGTACTTGCCACAAAGAGAGCTGTGAAAATGGCAGATGCCATCTTAGGTTGTGAATGCTAA
- a CDS encoding four helix bundle protein has protein sequence MSAKLEKNIIKEKVYKFALHVINIKFVNSLPKNMAIPILGGQLLHASTSVGANVEEALGADSKKDFSYKMSI, from the coding sequence ATGAGTGCTAAATTGGAGAAAAACATAATTAAAGAGAAAGTATATAAATTTGCTTTGCATGTTATTAATATTAAATTTGTAAATTCCTTGCCCAAAAACATGGCAATCCCCATTCTTGGTGGACAACTTCTTCATGCAAGTACTTCTGTGGGAGCAAATGTAGAAGAGGCATTGGGTGCGGATAGCAAGAAGGACTTTTCTTATAAAATGAGCATTTAA
- a CDS encoding four helix bundle protein produces MSIAKREARESKYWLELITDSKLAKRDNDLIREASELVSILPSIVKTSQRNTEHRARGN; encoded by the coding sequence ATGAGCATTGCTAAAAGAGAAGCGCGTGAGAGCAAGTATTGGCTTGAGTTGATAACTGACTCAAAATTAGCAAAAAGAGATAATGACTTAATTAGGGAAGCAAGCGAGTTAGTGAGTATCTTACCGAGTATTGTTAAGACTTCGCAAAGGAACACAGAACATCGAGCTAGGGGTAACTAA
- the cdaA gene encoding diadenylate cyclase CdaA, with the protein MGFIKFRFIDGLDIVVVTLIIYYFLSFIKGTKAIQMIIGLLSLLLLGLFADFFKLETLSFITKGFSAVWIIVFVILFQPELRNALARIGRTKIGKFFTKEKNVIMDELVSALFTLSKNKHGCIIAIERDTPLKSYMDTGRIIEAKLSSELITTIFSPHSSLHDGAVVIKEDTIVAAACILPLSEKSLNTTIGTRHRAALGLSEETDALCIIVSEETGKISFATGGNLTMNIPENELKSRLLKELG; encoded by the coding sequence ATGGGGTTCATTAAATTCAGATTCATAGATGGGCTGGATATTGTAGTAGTAACTTTAATTATTTATTATTTTCTTTCCTTCATAAAAGGGACAAAGGCAATCCAGATGATAATAGGGCTCCTCAGTCTACTTCTTTTAGGTCTATTTGCTGACTTTTTTAAACTTGAAACCCTTTCTTTTATCACCAAAGGATTTAGTGCAGTCTGGATAATAGTCTTCGTTATCCTATTCCAGCCGGAGTTAAGGAATGCACTTGCAAGAATTGGTAGGACGAAGATTGGCAAATTCTTTACTAAAGAAAAAAATGTAATAATGGATGAACTTGTAAGTGCATTATTCACATTATCTAAAAATAAGCACGGTTGTATAATAGCTATTGAGCGAGATACTCCACTCAAAAGTTATATGGATACGGGGCGTATAATTGAGGCAAAGCTATCAAGTGAACTCATAACAACCATATTTAGTCCACATTCGTCACTCCATGATGGTGCAGTTGTTATTAAAGAAGATACAATAGTAGCAGCTGCTTGTATTCTTCCACTTTCAGAGAAGTCACTTAACACTACAATTGGGACACGCCATCGTGCAGCCCTCGGGCTATCAGAGGAGACAGATGCTTTATGTATAATTGTTTCAGAAGAGACTGGTAAAATAAGCTTTGCAACTGGTGGTAATCTTACAATGAATATTCCAGAAAATGAGCTTAAAAGTAGACTTTTAAAGGAGCTTGGCTAA
- a CDS encoding DUF2723 domain-containing protein gives MSKRGYLYGFIIIFVIAFCVYLYTVEPSLSFWDCGEFIACGYSLGVPHPPGTPLYTLICRIFSLIPFGREIGFRVNMSSVITSAFVAVFIWLLIIKIIERAKKIDTNKDKVIAWLSGAVGAFIAAFSYTCWWDSVETEVYRLATLILLLCLFLILKWDENIKSKEHKKYLLIIAYLLTLSCGIQLIPLLAVPGILLFAFLKNREGLNDWDIFRFIALVIPFFVLSVGVPLPLVGVITICIIGFIIFSYRKAAFDGKFIGIVLFLLVIGFTTYAYLIIRARQNPGINEVAPTTINKLWDVFTRKQYGPDKVLAVFIRETATKENGYNFFQAFFEQIRFFTTYLIWQWMPYPREVRWEGAVVSNFTKIGSIAINTIFICLGLFGIYAHYKREKKTFLPLFITFFMVTIALVFYMNFKFSPSDPNPLHRPTEVRERHYFFDPAFALFGLYIGLGVWELLSRIRYGWQAIAPLFAIVAFVPIAGNFNSHVNRRGLWVADDYGYNMLMSCDDGATVFTNGDNDTFPLWFAQEVKHTKPTVKVANLSLLNTEWYIKQLKSWGVPISFTDYEIDNLMPLPMMKDGKPDRSRFLLVKDFGVRDIIATNGGYKFERKVFLPIKRETLPKEYRNRFPKNMEVIPPNYYARRLPSDYWVRLPEEYFLPPNEFANLVLKDYKPNSPVYFAVTCSRDNTAGFEPYLCMEGLVRRVTAGGAEFDIWKSDSLLNKVYRYRSIFDPKVYKDENIKKLLTNYSAAYFALGMAYKEKGRIDKAIEAFECGKRFKTGETLLPFAYQLAALYEVMGEHEKAESNLSEIPEESRGASVWYALGEFYIRNKDIKKAESSFMKAIESDSNDPSGYTGLIKLYYTQQDTYRLRKLFEKCALDPNLTGRIVSIFRFERENKLAALILENWLSYHPQDSIARGMLNELR, from the coding sequence ATGAGTAAAAGAGGGTATTTATATGGGTTTATTATTATATTTGTAATAGCTTTTTGTGTATACCTTTATACAGTGGAACCAAGTCTATCATTTTGGGATTGTGGTGAATTCATTGCATGTGGTTATTCACTTGGTGTTCCACACCCACCAGGTACTCCCCTATACACCCTTATCTGCCGTATATTTAGTCTGATTCCATTTGGACGTGAGATAGGATTTAGGGTAAATATGAGTTCAGTGATTACCAGTGCCTTTGTTGCCGTTTTTATCTGGCTATTGATAATTAAAATAATAGAAAGAGCTAAGAAAATTGATACAAATAAAGATAAAGTTATTGCCTGGTTAAGTGGAGCTGTAGGCGCATTTATAGCCGCCTTCTCATATACTTGCTGGTGGGATTCAGTTGAAACTGAGGTATATAGATTAGCAACACTTATACTTTTACTTTGCCTATTTTTGATATTGAAATGGGATGAAAACATTAAAAGCAAAGAGCATAAAAAATATCTATTAATCATTGCTTATTTACTAACACTTTCTTGTGGAATTCAATTAATCCCTTTACTTGCAGTTCCCGGGATACTACTATTTGCATTTTTAAAGAATCGTGAGGGGCTTAATGATTGGGATATTTTTCGTTTCATAGCTTTAGTAATACCATTTTTTGTCCTTTCTGTTGGTGTTCCACTTCCTTTAGTTGGTGTAATTACAATCTGTATAATTGGGTTCATAATCTTTAGCTATCGTAAAGCAGCATTTGATGGCAAATTCATAGGAATTGTCCTTTTCTTACTTGTTATTGGATTTACGACTTACGCTTATCTTATAATAAGAGCGCGCCAAAATCCTGGTATAAATGAAGTAGCTCCAACTACTATTAATAAGTTATGGGATGTATTCACAAGGAAGCAATACGGACCGGACAAGGTGTTAGCCGTCTTCATAAGGGAGACTGCAACAAAAGAGAATGGTTACAATTTCTTTCAAGCCTTCTTTGAGCAAATTAGGTTCTTCACTACCTATCTAATCTGGCAATGGATGCCGTATCCGAGAGAAGTAAGGTGGGAAGGTGCGGTAGTATCAAACTTTACAAAGATTGGCTCCATAGCTATTAATACTATTTTTATCTGTCTTGGCTTATTTGGAATCTATGCTCATTACAAAAGGGAGAAGAAAACATTTTTACCACTATTTATAACATTTTTTATGGTCACCATTGCACTTGTATTTTATATGAATTTTAAATTCTCACCATCTGACCCAAATCCACTTCATAGACCGACAGAGGTGAGAGAACGGCATTACTTCTTTGACCCCGCCTTTGCATTATTTGGGCTATATATTGGACTTGGGGTATGGGAACTACTTTCACGAATTAGATATGGCTGGCAGGCTATAGCGCCACTTTTTGCGATAGTGGCTTTTGTTCCAATTGCAGGTAATTTCAACTCACACGTCAATCGTCGTGGTCTATGGGTAGCAGACGATTATGGCTACAATATGCTTATGTCATGTGACGATGGTGCGACAGTGTTTACAAATGGGGATAATGACACTTTTCCATTGTGGTTTGCACAAGAAGTGAAGCATACAAAACCAACTGTGAAGGTTGCTAACTTATCTCTATTAAATACAGAGTGGTACATAAAACAGTTGAAGAGTTGGGGAGTTCCAATCTCATTTACAGACTATGAGATTGATAACCTTATGCCACTCCCTATGATGAAGGATGGTAAACCTGACCGCAGTCGCTTCCTTTTAGTAAAAGATTTTGGTGTTAGAGATATAATAGCTACAAATGGGGGCTATAAGTTTGAGCGTAAAGTATTTTTACCTATAAAAAGAGAAACTTTACCAAAAGAATACAGAAACAGATTCCCTAAAAATATGGAAGTTATTCCTCCAAACTACTACGCACGTAGGCTGCCAAGCGACTACTGGGTAAGACTTCCGGAGGAATACTTTTTACCCCCTAATGAATTTGCTAATCTTGTATTAAAAGATTATAAACCTAATAGTCCGGTATATTTTGCAGTTACATGTTCAAGAGACAACACAGCTGGATTTGAGCCCTACCTTTGTATGGAAGGGCTTGTGCGTAGAGTAACTGCAGGCGGGGCAGAATTTGACATATGGAAGTCAGATTCACTATTAAATAAGGTTTACAGGTATCGTTCTATATTTGACCCAAAAGTATATAAAGATGAAAATATAAAAAAGCTACTAACTAATTATTCAGCTGCCTACTTTGCTCTTGGGATGGCATATAAGGAAAAAGGTAGAATAGATAAAGCCATAGAGGCTTTTGAGTGTGGCAAGCGGTTCAAGACTGGTGAAACCCTTCTTCCATTTGCTTACCAACTTGCAGCTCTTTATGAAGTTATGGGAGAACACGAGAAAGCAGAATCTAATCTCAGCGAAATTCCTGAGGAGTCAAGAGGAGCTTCTGTGTGGTATGCATTAGGTGAATTTTACATAAGGAATAAGGATATAAAGAAAGCAGAATCTTCATTTATGAAGGCAATTGAGTCAGATTCAAATGACCCATCCGGGTATACAGGTCTTATTAAGCTTTACTACACTCAGCAAGATACTTATAGACTTCGTAAGTTATTTGAAAAATGTGCCCTTGACCCTAACCTCACGGGGAGGATTGTATCCATTTTTAGATTTGAGCGTGAAAATAAGCTTGCAGCCCTCATATTAGAGAACTGGCTTTCTTATCATCCACAAGACTCTATTGCTCGTGGTATGCTTAATGAATTACGGTGA
- a CDS encoding DJ-1/PfpI family protein, which produces MLYFILFVFLLADLKVYTVTKTINSPLTTKETLKGKNILMVIAHNNFRDDEYQIPREFFEDLGAKLVVASSDTTPAIGMFKLKVKPDILLTQVTIADFDALVFVGGSGITEYWDSKEVHTLVDIAFKSNKVVGAICIAPIILARAGILKGKKATVWESVETKRIFNEEGVKYTRLPVVTSGNIVTANGPQAAKLFTESIVNLLIKGNEGCSSKSKEGKLRD; this is translated from the coding sequence ATGTTATATTTTATACTTTTTGTTTTCCTTTTAGCAGATTTAAAAGTTTATACTGTAACAAAAACGATTAACTCTCCTTTAACTACCAAAGAAACGCTTAAAGGAAAGAATATACTTATGGTGATTGCACATAATAATTTCCGTGACGATGAATATCAGATTCCAAGAGAGTTTTTTGAAGACTTGGGTGCTAAATTAGTTGTTGCCTCATCTGATACTACTCCTGCAATAGGTATGTTTAAGCTCAAAGTAAAGCCTGATATTCTTTTAACCCAAGTTACTATAGCTGATTTTGACGCTTTAGTCTTTGTTGGTGGCTCAGGTATTACAGAGTACTGGGATAGCAAAGAAGTTCACACTCTTGTTGACATTGCATTTAAGAGTAATAAAGTTGTAGGAGCTATATGCATAGCACCGATTATTCTTGCAAGAGCTGGTATCTTAAAAGGTAAAAAGGCAACTGTTTGGGAAAGTGTAGAGACAAAGCGCATTTTTAATGAAGAGGGAGTGAAATACACAAGATTGCCAGTTGTAACGAGTGGCAATATTGTGACTGCAAATGGACCTCAGGCTGCGAAGTTATTTACAGAGTCAATTGTAAATCTTTTGATAAAGGGAAATGAGGGTTGTAGTTCAAAGAGTAAAGAGGGCAAGTTGCGAGATTAA
- the dtd gene encoding D-aminoacyl-tRNA deacylase, which translates to MRVVVQRVKRASCEINEEIISQIGSGFLILIGVEKGDKPQSAKYLAHKCANLRIFEDSYGKMNLSLKEIKGGEVLVISQFTLCADCKKGLRPSFDYASSPDQAIALYKKFIEFLRSEGVTVKEGVFGERMSISLINEGPVTFILST; encoded by the coding sequence ATGAGGGTTGTAGTTCAAAGAGTAAAGAGGGCAAGTTGCGAGATTAATGAAGAAATTATCTCTCAAATTGGGAGTGGGTTTTTAATCCTTATTGGAGTAGAAAAGGGTGACAAGCCTCAATCTGCTAAATACTTGGCTCATAAATGTGCTAATTTACGTATCTTTGAAGATTCATATGGAAAAATGAACCTCTCTCTAAAGGAGATAAAAGGGGGTGAGGTTCTTGTAATTTCTCAATTTACTTTATGTGCTGACTGTAAAAAGGGATTAAGACCAAGTTTTGATTATGCTTCTTCTCCAGATCAAGCAATCGCCCTTTATAAAAAGTTTATAGAATTCCTTCGTTCTGAAGGCGTTACAGTTAAAGAGGGTGTGTTCGGTGAGAGAATGTCTATCTCACTTATAAACGAGGGTCCGGTTACCTTTATTTTATCAACATAA
- a CDS encoding DUF1732 domain-containing protein codes for MIQSMTGYGEATYSHIHCELKALNHRFFDATLSIPTSLSCYEFKIITLLKERIKRGAVFLKIFVEETHIKLDIKRAKAYYDFINNLKLSLGLEESSIPIDLFLNFTKQEAPPWSVVKKVINSCIDCLIESRLEEGKKLLSDIETHFKKINKLLQVIDQRVPKQKERREQFLKRITPLIKDGLDEHKIDEEFAFLLMKEDFNEEQSRLKAHFKKFKNILYSKRPSGKYLVFLIQEMQREANTISAKVKDVGVSQVVVELKKELEDLREQAENVS; via the coding sequence ATGATCCAGTCTATGACTGGCTATGGGGAGGCTACCTATAGCCACATTCATTGTGAGCTAAAGGCTCTAAATCATAGATTTTTTGATGCAACTCTCAGCATTCCTACAAGTCTCTCTTGTTATGAATTTAAAATAATAACTTTATTAAAAGAGCGTATCAAAAGGGGGGCAGTCTTTTTAAAAATTTTTGTAGAGGAGACTCATATTAAGCTTGACATTAAACGAGCTAAGGCGTATTATGATTTTATTAATAATTTAAAACTCTCTCTTGGGTTAGAGGAGAGCTCTATCCCAATTGACCTTTTTCTCAATTTTACAAAACAAGAAGCTCCTCCGTGGAGTGTAGTTAAAAAGGTTATAAACTCTTGTATTGACTGTTTAATTGAGTCAAGATTAGAGGAGGGTAAGAAATTGTTGTCAGATATTGAAACACATTTTAAAAAGATAAATAAATTGCTTCAAGTAATCGATCAGCGTGTCCCAAAACAAAAAGAGAGAAGGGAACAGTTTCTGAAAAGGATAACTCCTCTTATAAAAGATGGACTTGATGAGCACAAAATTGACGAAGAGTTTGCTTTCTTACTTATGAAAGAGGATTTCAACGAAGAGCAATCAAGATTAAAAGCCCATTTTAAGAAGTTCAAAAACATACTGTATAGTAAGAGACCTTCTGGCAAATATCTTGTGTTTCTCATTCAGGAGATGCAACGTGAGGCAAACACTATTTCTGCTAAAGTCAAGGATGTTGGTGTTTCTCAAGTTGTAGTAGAACTCAAAAAAGAACTTGAAGACTTAAGAGAGCAGGCTGAAAATGTATCATAG
- the gmk gene encoding guanylate kinase — MLGKVTPFPIVLTAPSGTGKTTICRCILKKSPQIRYSISATTRKPRDGEVDKKDYYFISKSTFKDWIKRGKFYEWAQVYGDLYGTPKEPLLQYLNTGHHVLLTLDIQGARSIKMAYPLSVCIFILPPSISELKVRLLKRDKDSFKVIGERLKAATAELHYASEFDYVVVNESLGTTVNKIMAIIVAEECSFKRLYEKAEKRQK, encoded by the coding sequence ATGTTAGGTAAAGTTACCCCATTTCCAATAGTTCTTACTGCACCCTCAGGCACAGGAAAGACAACGATATGCAGGTGTATACTTAAAAAGAGTCCTCAAATTAGATATTCTATATCTGCTACTACTCGCAAGCCGAGGGATGGTGAAGTTGACAAGAAGGACTACTATTTTATTTCTAAGTCTACATTTAAGGATTGGATAAAAAGGGGCAAATTTTATGAGTGGGCTCAAGTTTACGGTGACCTTTACGGCACTCCAAAAGAGCCATTGCTCCAATATTTAAATACTGGTCATCATGTGCTGCTTACTTTAGATATTCAAGGTGCAAGAAGCATAAAGATGGCCTATCCGCTGTCAGTTTGTATTTTTATTTTGCCACCCTCTATATCCGAACTTAAAGTGAGATTACTTAAGCGTGATAAGGATTCGTTCAAAGTAATTGGTGAGAGATTAAAAGCAGCTACAGCAGAATTACATTACGCAAGTGAATTTGATTATGTTGTTGTAAATGAAAGTCTTGGGACAACAGTGAACAAGATTATGGCAATAATAGTAGCAGAGGAATGTAGCTTTAAGAGATTATATGAAAAAGCAGAAAAAAGACAAAAATAA
- the coaBC gene encoding bifunctional phosphopantothenoylcysteine decarboxylase/phosphopantothenate--cysteine ligase CoaBC, which translates to MKKIVLGVTGSIAAYKALEIVRLFKKKGEDIFCVLTREATKFVSPLSFYTLSGNEVIFDFFELKRTPVHVELATLDAILVAPATYNLIGKVASGIADDALSCIIADTRSPVIFAPCMDTGMWENSILQDNIKKLKSLGYHFIEPVIGELSTLQIGKGRFPTPEFIVEETYRILYSSNELNGKKILVTAGRTEEDIDPVRCITNRSSGIMGYALAYEARRRGGDVTLISGPSSRDTPWRVPTSGVKLVNVRTTNELELEVLSRASASDILIMAAAVADYTPVQQFDKKVKNEYMDIKLKRTHDILKLVRKKNKGLFIIGFSLETDEHIKWAKTKLRDKALNLIVSNDVASIGSNEARVSLINCNLKIKKLPLLPKSEVAKKIIDYVVASI; encoded by the coding sequence ATGAAAAAAATAGTTCTGGGAGTAACAGGTAGTATAGCAGCTTATAAAGCATTAGAAATTGTGCGTTTATTTAAGAAAAAGGGTGAAGATATATTCTGTGTATTAACTCGGGAGGCAACAAAGTTTGTCTCCCCTCTTTCATTTTATACGCTTTCTGGCAACGAAGTTATATTTGATTTTTTTGAGTTAAAGAGGACACCAGTCCATGTTGAGCTTGCAACTCTTGATGCTATACTTGTTGCTCCTGCAACTTATAACTTAATAGGTAAAGTAGCGTCAGGAATAGCTGATGATGCGCTCTCCTGTATAATTGCTGATACTCGGTCACCTGTCATTTTTGCGCCATGCATGGATACAGGGATGTGGGAAAATTCAATACTTCAAGATAATATAAAGAAATTGAAATCACTTGGCTACCACTTTATAGAGCCAGTTATTGGTGAACTTTCTACCTTACAGATTGGGAAAGGTAGGTTTCCAACTCCTGAATTCATTGTAGAAGAGACTTATCGTATTCTTTACTCATCTAATGAACTGAATGGCAAGAAGATTCTTGTAACAGCAGGTAGGACAGAAGAAGACATTGACCCTGTGAGATGTATAACTAATAGGTCATCTGGTATAATGGGATATGCACTTGCATATGAGGCAAGGAGGCGGGGCGGCGATGTCACCCTTATTTCAGGTCCATCAAGTAGGGACACGCCATGGCGTGTCCCTACATCTGGGGTGAAACTTGTAAATGTGAGAACTACTAATGAACTTGAGTTAGAGGTTTTATCACGAGCCTCTGCTTCTGACATACTTATAATGGCGGCTGCAGTCGCAGATTATACACCTGTTCAACAATTTGATAAAAAAGTGAAAAATGAGTATATGGATATAAAATTAAAGCGGACGCACGATATTCTCAAGCTTGTAAGGAAGAAGAATAAGGGGCTATTTATTATTGGCTTTTCTTTAGAAACCGATGAGCATATAAAATGGGCAAAAACTAAGCTTAGAGATAAAGCTCTCAATCTCATAGTTTCTAATGATGTAGCTTCAATTGGCTCAAATGAGGCTCGAGTTAGTCTTATCAATTGCAATTTAAAAATAAAAAAATTGCCACTACTTCCAAAGTCTGAAGTTGCAAAGAAGATAATTGATTATGTGGTAGCCAGTATTTGA
- a CDS encoding DUF374 domain-containing protein codes for MDEFKTRFISWIGKLLLIVIGRSLRISNVGYGFTFITNRERAIYAFWHDCFFPLIYFFRPKTNRFRNTAVLVSEHRDGECLARIIKPFGYRIVKATSTDTGRKGLFELLKLDESSLAIAPDGPKGPRHKVKDGVLRIAKHTGLPIIPIGIGISNKITFGSWDRFNLPIPFSRCVIYWDSPIWVEEIDEYVREYLETTLTKINTRASALL; via the coding sequence ATGGATGAGTTTAAAACAAGATTTATTTCGTGGATTGGTAAATTACTACTTATTGTGATAGGTAGAAGTCTTAGGATAAGCAATGTAGGATACGGTTTTACCTTTATAACTAATAGAGAAAGGGCAATTTATGCATTTTGGCATGACTGTTTTTTCCCTCTTATATATTTTTTCAGACCCAAAACTAACAGATTTCGAAATACTGCTGTTCTTGTGAGCGAGCATAGGGATGGCGAATGTTTGGCAAGAATAATAAAGCCATTTGGATATAGAATAGTGAAAGCTACAAGTACAGATACGGGTAGAAAAGGGTTATTTGAGCTTCTTAAATTAGACGAAAGTTCACTTGCTATTGCACCGGATGGTCCTAAAGGACCGAGGCATAAGGTAAAAGATGGAGTTTTGAGAATCGCCAAACACACGGGGTTACCTATTATACCTATAGGGATTGGTATTTCAAATAAAATAACATTTGGAAGTTGGGATAGGTTTAACCTGCCGATCCCATTTTCGCGGTGTGTAATTTATTGGGATTCCCCTATATGGGTTGAAGAGATAGATGAGTATGTAAGAGAGTACCTTGAGACTACTTTGACAAAAATTAACACTCGTGCATCTGCATTACTTTAA
- a CDS encoding uracil-DNA glycosylase codes for MNHNELNGLIRKWLQNEKLLGKDVIELEGGWQFLRFSKNITGEETATSILKGASIKKCNEDIATKKASELEDYYYAIKNCNKCNLYRTRNNLVFGEGNPCSKLVFIGEAPGREEDMSGRPFVGEAGKLLTKLIKEMGLDRSEVYITNIIKCRPPDNRDPLPEEIENCRIYLEHQLEIIKPSILCTLGRYSTYYLLGLSGPFSSIRGKVYKYKDALVIPTYHPAALLYHPGWSGDVKRDLKLVMEVYDGKFAESCGQGKTGTTSI; via the coding sequence ATGAATCATAATGAATTAAATGGACTTATCCGAAAATGGCTTCAGAATGAAAAATTGTTGGGTAAAGATGTGATTGAGTTAGAGGGTGGATGGCAATTTTTACGCTTCTCTAAAAATATTACCGGAGAGGAAACGGCTACGTCAATATTAAAGGGTGCATCTATAAAAAAATGTAATGAGGATATAGCTACAAAGAAAGCCAGTGAACTTGAAGATTATTACTATGCTATAAAGAATTGCAATAAGTGTAATTTATATAGGACGAGAAATAACCTTGTATTTGGAGAGGGCAATCCTTGTAGCAAACTTGTTTTTATAGGCGAGGCACCTGGTAGAGAAGAAGACATGTCAGGACGTCCATTTGTTGGTGAAGCCGGTAAATTATTAACAAAGTTAATAAAAGAAATGGGGTTAGATAGGAGTGAAGTCTACATAACTAATATAATCAAATGTCGTCCTCCAGATAATAGGGACCCTTTACCAGAAGAAATTGAGAATTGTCGTATCTATCTTGAACATCAGCTTGAGATAATAAAGCCAAGTATATTATGTACTTTAGGTAGATATTCTACTTACTATTTGCTTGGCCTATCCGGACCATTTTCGAGTATAAGGGGTAAAGTTTATAAATATAAAGATGCATTAGTAATCCCAACTTATCATCCTGCAGCTTTACTTTATCACCCTGGATGGAGTGGCGATGTTAAGAGGGATTTAAAATTGGTTATGGAGGTGTATGATGGCAAATTCGCAGAATCCTGTGGACAAGGCAAAACAGGAACCACAAGCATTTGA